The segment gaaaaaggatacTAGAAAAACGAgcaattttactaaaaaaaaagaaatttataaatagaaatattttcaaacataaaaaaaaaacagaaatagtACGTAATATGATGTAGATTTGTAAGTGAGgtacaaaaaataatgaaaagaattaatgtataaaaaaaatctccccaaatccttgaagaaatttccttttactcttttttattaacaaaaaaaaaatgaaaaacaaatcaatggattaaaaaaaaaatgaaatgctTCATAGAGATATTTCTAAACTATAGAATTAGAAGAGATGATGATACTATTTTAGGATTTTACCAACAATTTTCGtacattttcttaatgaatttgtgtgagaagaaatttaaaaaaaaattacaaaagaaaaataaactttttagatGATAGACGTTGCATAagttttgaaataaatgaatatattatattaaaaaaaaaaaggatgaagagaaatattaaaagaataataattaataattgtgtaaggaattttatgaattcgtttgaatttgaagaattaTTGCGTATAAGTAATGCTAGTGATGATATAAGAAGGATTTTGTCCAAACATTTGTCagagataataaattaaatggcaTTCAAGagtacatattttctttttagcagcgtaatttatttttcttttgtatttgtgtgcaaaatgtAGGTGTTGGACTGGAGAACTCCATGGTTTGTGTTTCTTGGTGAACAATTAAAGAGCCAGATGTTCgttttttccaagtttttttttaatagaattttaataaaggtTCAAAATAGCCAGACAAACTTAAGAATTTAAGGTGATAAAGATTATTAGACAAATTGGAATGCattaaaagagacaaaaacaCAATTATGACATCATCGACGCCTTTTCTCAGTTTATTCCGCAGTGGAAGATTGTCTCGATTGTAAAATGAGCAATTTTTCTAcatagaaatgaataaactgaTTTCCTTcaaatactttaaaattttttcaaggttatcaattaaaaaatagttcagcattaaaagaatttttaaattttgattcgtgcatatttatttgaaaaaaaaaaaatctctcacattgtgataattattttgttttcttaataatGAATTCTTTCATATCGTGGGTGGatacacaaaatatatatttaaattgtaattgtATATAGTTTTATCAAAAAGATTATATACCTAGATATATGTATTGAGGggaatatatataaaaaatggaATTGGCAATACTACATAATCTTATCACTAATAATATCAATTTATGCGTGATTTTATTTGCGAAGGAATAAAGATCTTCGCGTGCGgcaaaatggggtgaatacAACTCACAAATAGAGCCACAAAACTCTGTGCAGTACAcatcctattcaccccattttacaTTCTTCTTcgtgaaaaacaataaaatttctaaaaaactattttttttattataaaatgtgGCTGTGTAGTAATATACTACAaatagtaaataaaaaaaagagttaaaaaaaactaatatacTGATTGCCTCATGGCTTGGCAAGGGATGGCTTCCGGAGGAGCGTGAGAAGGTGATGGAGAGAGGGTGGCAGCTAGTGGGATTCCTCAAATGTGTGAATGCTCTCCGTAATACTATCCATTGGATTGACGGGCGTAAGATGCTTAATGGGGGAGTCTACGTTGATCTTGTTGATTGTCTCCACAAGACGACTGTCCACATGATGGCTATCATCACTGCTGGATGCTGAATAGTTCTCCACGGAGACTTTATTGCACCATCGCACCGTTTTGCGTCCACCTCCTGCTACCTCACGACAAGCATCACTACCTTTTGCACTCTTCTCCGATTCCACGGACTTACTCCCATCATCCGCGAGGGCTGAATGATTTTCATGAATGTACAAATCATCCGTTGCCGATGTCGTGGTGGTGACGAAGAAGCTACTATTGAGTACTGTGGAGTTATCGTGGACATTTGCATCGATGTCCTGCAGGTAGTTGCGCCAGTGCTTCATCCCACGATTGGATCTATTGATGTTCACCACGCACATGTTCTCGTAGTCACGCGTGCTGAGCAATTCATCGCTATTAAAGCGCTGAGTCTCAATgaaatttgagagaatttgATCCTGTAGCTTGAGATTTTGTATTGTCAGCTGGTTCTTCTTTATGCGCTCCTGGAAGATTATTTGATTCTCATAGATGGCAGCGTCAATGTTCTCCAGGATGGAGCTCTGTGTGCTCTCATCCACCACCTCTGGGAATACCTCGAGGAGTTTACTGCTGTCCAACTCCCCACTATCGGACGATGGATTCACAATACTTTCCTCTGGACCCAATTCAATGAGACTCTTGGCCAGGATGTCGACCTGAATGGGTAAACAAGagaaatcaaattaaaggaATCTTCttattaaagcattttttgcCCGTCATATCAGTTGTCTTTGaaatttcgtttttctttctgGTTGATTTGtgtttgaagtaaaaaaaaaaagatgaaatacGCCTACATTCTGTTCACAATCTCCATCATCCTGACCCTATGCAGCCTCATTTTGTCCAATTTCAAATTCCAACGAGATATTAATTCCCTAACACGggattttgcattaatttctgTAAGTTTCCCCTCTTTctgaaaattccttaaaaacaattttccaataaaaaaatcatttttcaggCTGAGTTATCCTTCTACCTTCGCGAAAAGGAGACATTTAGAtgggaaagaaaatatcaGGATAACATAAGGAAGCTTCAGAACGAAGTTAACCAAGTTCCAGAGAGTTCAATTATTAAGTGGAAAGCAGTAAAAGTCAATTTAGCGCAAGATTCTCTCGGTGGGAGAGTTCTTGAAGCTTCCGGAGACTTTCTAAACATTCCCTTGTGTCCTTTTGCCACACTAAGAACCCTCCTAGGTCGTCCCTGCTGCCCAACTTGTATGATTCTCCATTCAGGACCTCTAGCCAGTGGGAATTGTATAGCATTTCGAGGTACTAAAGCTTCTTTTGTGCTGAAACTTCATGGATTTGCATACATTGATGGCATTTCTGTGGAGCATATTGCAGAATATCAATCTCCTAGTGGGGAAATCACTTCTGCCCCGCGAGATTTCTCCCTTTTGGCCATTACTTCGGACGATGGAAATGAGATTTATTTGGGAGATTTTATCTACAATACTCAACTTGGGGAAAGTTTACAGACATTTTTGCTTCCCAAACCCAGCCAGGATGCCTTTAGGATTGTTCGAATAAACTTCCATACAAATCACGGACATCCGGACTATACGTGCCTCTATCGTGTTCAGATTCATGGGATTTTACGcttaaaaccataaaaaatagCGAgagaatgtaaaataaaacaaacctGCTCAGCTGAGAGATTCTCATTCATGAGATCCACAAGATGCAGCATTTCCTGCGATGAGCAAATTCCTTTGCGCTTTAGCCCAAAGTTTCCTTGGCAATCGGCGACTGGGGTGCTGGATTTGGTGGCTTTATCCGATGATTCCGTGAGTTTATCCGTGGAATGGTATTGCTTGAGGGTATCACAGCTACTGGAGAGTTCCTTTTCCAGTTTTGTCCAGTTATTGGCTTCCTTGAGATTGGCCTGTGCTGGAAATTTTTCCGACACAACACTATCGTCAATTTCGCAGAATACGGTGGATTGGTTGTGCCCATAGAGATCAAAATCATCCCTTTCGTAGATGGGCTTTCGCTTATTGAAGCTgaatattttgttcttttccaCATTCTTCGCCACTGCCTTCTTGCCCATTAAATTCTTGTCATCTGTATTGTAGAGGGGCTTTTCGAAGTCCTTGAAATTCTCCCGTAGTGTAGCCACATCTTGCCCAGGAGGAGCATCCCCCGATTGAGGGGAAAGATTATCAATGATTCGCGGCGTACAGGGAGCTTCGGGGGCTATTAAATCCTCATTGTAGCGTTTAATTAGGTAAAAGAAGTGAATGAACATGTGCCAGAGAAAAGAGAAGCCCGACAACCCAGCTGAAACTCCTggaagatgcaaaaaaaaaacgttaattcAAAGGACTTCTTCTTTTAAGATTCTCATAACCCACCTGTTATGACACACTTGTACTTTCGATGAATGATGAGGAAAGACTGGAAGATGAACTGGGGGCAGTACTGAAGGACAGAATTCACAGTTTGAATGGCATTTACTTCACGGATCTTGTATCGAATCACATCAACTTCCTGAATTGGTCCCTTTTCTATAGTTCGAAGGATATTGTGGTACctgaaagaaataattgcGTTAAATCTCACTTCTCAAAAACTCCCAAGGACTCAAAAGAAAACCCACCTATATGGGATCCCCATAAGACAGAGATGCCAAAAGACAACATTCCCGGAAATCGTCTGCTCCTCCGAGCGTAGCAAAACAAGTGAGTATATTTGGCACAGAATTTGTGGCACAATGATTATGGTGAGTGTGACTGTGGCCCATTGCAGCTGACCCTCGTGAAAATAGTAGATTACAAGGCACAGATctgcaaaaaggaaattcaaataagaaaataacttGACTGAGGTTAAGGAATGCTTGGGGGGTGGCTCAGAGAGAGGTCCCCCCGAAGCGCACCTGTTATGAGTTCAGTCACAAAAATTAAGGCACTGAACCAGATAAAGTACGTCTCAATGGAGTAATGAATGATATTGGCACgatttactttattttcctcatcattcattttaaaattaatatcaaaattaactttttattgTTGTCGCTGTCGCCCACTAAAAAACCGGGCAGGTTGCTTCAAATGCTGTCGATTTTCTCTGTAGATTATCTGACTGTATTCCAagctacaaaaatattttgaagaatttcagtTCGTTTTCTTGAAAGAATAATTAGCTATGTAATGCGAATGTAAAGTAATGAACAGAATAAAACAACCattaatatgtataaaaaaagaaatcttgtcTCTTTTATGAATTTGAAATAACATGGAGGTCAAATAACTTCTTAGGACATTCCAATGACAACACCGAGGAAATTTCCAATGGGACAGACGATGTTGAACCGAAGTGGTGGGAGATTCCTCAACGGAGCTTTTCGTTTTTCTCTTCTCCGTCAGTTTTTCTCCATCTCCGGAGAGTGTCGTGTCGTCCGCAATGAGAGTGTTGTGCCGTGgtggaattttgtgaaaaaaagaaaagtgaggaaaattctGTGAGGAATGTCCATAAAACTTCAGCAGGAGCACAATTCGTCTCCTGGACACATACAACTTAGTGATAAGGGTGGCGAGAGGGTTTTCCTTGCGGAAACCTTCTATATAAGCAACAAGAAGAATACAGTGTTCCAGGTGAGGCTCACGGATAAGGGGCTGTGCCTGCGCAAGGAATCCGGGAGTGGTGTGAAGGAGCAAACGATCCTCCTTGTGGATATTATTGGGTGTAGGTGCTTGAGGAGTAAACGTCGTGGTCATGGGGGTTCTGCATGTGCATGCTCTGCCCTTCCGGGGCCAGCACAGCTAAAGGTGGTTGAGGCAAATTCGGGGGAACAGGATGAATCGGACGCCAGTGCATATCTCTACATTTATGCGTACATCCTCAAGAGGAGTCGTCGTGGGGGTCGAAGGGAACGCACCACAATCACGTTGCGTTTTCGCTCCTTCGACAAGTATGACGATAATAATCGAGAGGCTCAGAAGTGGCGCACTGCCATCAAGGCACTCATCAATGATGAGATCCCCAAGACTCCAACGTACACACCCACAGATGCCAGGAAACTTCTTGTGTTGCTGAATCCCAAATCCGGGTCTGGTAAGGCACGTGAGGTATTCCAGCAGCGTGTGGCGCCTATTTTCGTAGAAGCAGAGCTTCCATTTGAGCTGCATGTGACAAAGAGGGCCAACTATGCCAGGGAATTTGTGCGCACGAGGGATATCTTCAGTTATCGCGGTATCGTGGTTGTGGGAGGCGATGGGATTTACTTTGAAGTCATCAATGGGATGCTGGAGCGCACGGATTGGGAACGAGCTCTCGACGAGGTCAATGTGGGTGTCATTCCATGTGGATCCGGCAATGGACTCGCCAGATCTATTGCTCACATTTATGGGTGAGTGCCaaggaatttattctctttcttttcgttttttttgctctcttggGATTTCCCCATTGCTCCTCATAacataaatttctcttttactcTCCGTATTAtgtttgaattattaattttttaaatcattattcAAAATCTagtcttaaattttcaaattagtGACTAAAGGGCAGTTttaggaaataattttaatattttataagagGAAGATACATTCTCTCAagatgataataaaattattcttgcaTTGTATTCAAcagcaattaatttatttatcaccAGCATTTATGGAGATGTGGTGGTGCTGTTTAGTTACccattataaatatttttattattttgcacattttttttattacatttcacACTACTTTTAGAGTATATAAAAATACTCGAGTGCCTGATGAAGTATTCAAAATTGAACCAAAAAAGCTTTGGGAAAGATATGAAAAACTcccttttttcaaatttagcACGAATGCTTAAAAAGGTCAACTAAAATAATTAGAGAAAGGTCATAAAAAGTACATACACTTCAGAAGCTCAACAATACCACGCGCCagcataaaatttctttcccaaacttctttttattcttttgcgttaaacaaattaatacaaacaagttaatgataaaaaaggtTAATCCAATTAAtccatttaaaatgtttacgAAGTGTGTAATTACCACAAATAAtagctttagttttttttttgttaaatagtTTTCCATTCTAGCAGAAAAGGCGCTATTTTGGCTAGAAATAAACAATGTATTGACCTTCTTAACAAAATCTCCGAATTTGagatgaatatttattgagaaagataaataaattggtcAATAGAAGATTGCAAACTTGCTAAAATATGCAAatgtatttttgggaattttgcaTAACACTTTATCATTTTGTCTATTTTGGTGTCAATTTCATTTCACGAATCATGACTAATGTGAGAAAAAGTTAAAGGAAAGCGAAAGGGACTTTGCTAATTACCCCAATTTCGTATTTTTTAATAGGAAAAcatgttattattttttcttttcaaaattaaagataGTTTTCAATACATAAAGGAATacgtaaaaataatttataaaaagatttaGCGCTTGTTTtaagtttgaagaaaaaacagaTACTATCGTCACTCGAACCCAGGCTTTTTTGTATGGAAGACATGTAATATAATGCACTTTACTATAAAAAGCTGTATTATACAAAAAAGAGCGTTTTTATGCTTCCCAagtgatatatttttttttcttatgcatCTTCAACGATTTTCGTACTAAAATATTAgccttaaaataattctttagtATATCAATCAATTCTTCTTAGATACTTTAATAAAGTATTCTTTCTTCATCCTATTCAGACTCTTAAGGAGTAATATTTCTAAAGTATGTCACTATAGCTTTGTATATTCATCTGATTTTTGcatgtaaaagaagaaaagatgcATTGAAAGTCAAGTGGATGTTCGTTCCAACTTAAAAGCCCATCCAACTCAAGTCGATGAAATACAAAGGCGAGAGCTTTCGAAAAAGCTGCCAAGTTTTGTTTCTACGCAATATTCTTATCAGCAAACtgataaaatcattatttttatgcCACGAATACGGGCAAAATATTCGCAAAAAAGAATGTAGGTAGTATATTATTTCTCGGTCTATTTCACTTTCTGCGGGTTTGTGGCCGGATTAAATTGTACTTATGGAGTGATTGTATTGgaattatctatataataaagaaaggtctctctaaaatatggtgtctgttcagctatgcatttctacaccgttggtccgatcgtgatgaaatttggtacagagactcctgataccaggcggtttttaccaacgacattcattttccccccagagccccccttcacatagcccccatataaaaatcacgcttttttgactactttttgaattcggcgccataaatgttgtgtgaaattcactttttccctttgcaatatctgttggagattttttgtgtggcccatctatataataaagaaaggtctctcaaaaatatggtgtctgttcagctatgcatttctacaccgttggtccgatcgtgatgaaatttggtacagagactactgataccaggcgattgttaccaacgaatacattttctattggacttttttcatctcaattattttctctatataaaatttgcgcgaagcgcaacaaatccccgcgaagcggggcgaggtaaattggagcgaagcgacaatttacctcgtgtGTGATAAGGAGAGGTGTGAATATGAGGCAAAAATAGCATTATATGTGAACCACCTTTCCACGTCtcgtaaatatttttcccattcacTACACACGGCTcacattaatttcaatttgttattattacgtttttttttgcttcttctttcctgcataatttttttttgcatgctCTCAATCAATGCGTTGTATGTTGCACAAGAGGGGTCAATGAAGGGGAAACATGATGGGCAAATGACCTGAATTCTTCTCCCTTTGCGttgcacttttttttggcTGAGAGTTTTAAGTGTATTTTGAAGGGAAATTGGGGTTGGTTGGAAGTCAATTGAGCCAGTAATATTCATTGGGGGTAgatatagagagagagaaagacaCTGTCACGGCTAATTCCAAAAGTTTTATGTtccaaaagaaactttctgtCTGTTACTTCTTGGCCCCAGTCCAAAGAAGAAACCACGGGGGTTGTGAATtcacttgaaagtttttttttattgtctttctTGTTCTATAAGAGCTTTCTTTGACTCTCTTTATACGTGTATATAGAAGAATTTCGTGCTATATTTTGTTATCTGAGATGTGTTGCTTTGTAAACATTGATACCTCGCTGAGAGCTTCTTTAAATCTTGAACTGATAAACTCAATGGTTGAGACTTTGAGTACTTTGACTTTATActgtgaggattttttttaaatcaaatggCTTTGGGTCTTTatcaaatgattttcaatggttttaacaaatataaaattctttttatatctgttagtttttttttaactcgaACTAGGGACGTTTCTTTTGTAAAGCCACTCCTATACCCATTGAACTATATGTTTTCTGTTTTAAAGGGAAAGGTTTAGTAAATAATTCTCtagtttcattttcaaatcCTTGATCTAGAGAACGATAGAGAGTGCTAGTAGAATTAATGAGCTCTTCATCAGGACACTAGTTATATAACgaatatatattaaataacTAGAACATTACATTCCTGTACAATATTGGATGTTTTTCCCTTCCGTTTGTTGCAtgttaacaaaaatatttcaattaaagtgTACAGAATAGCTGTGGAATGAAATAGGGAAAAAATAGACACAGTGTACCatcatgagaaaatcaatggaaaGTCAAAGcttatgagattttttattgaacttaaaaaaaattgttggtaGCTTTTGGGTGACAAAAATTCGACAGTTGAATCTTTATTGCTTACCAAAAGATCGTTTTTATTcaattggaaaacttttatgTTGAAGTACCTCTTGGCATCAAAAGACTTTACTATGAGAGTTTATGCACATTTATGGTGAAGTTCCGTTGAAAGGAAGAGTCATTGGAAGatgtgccaaaaaattcacGGAAAATTGCTTCAATTTTCGCGTTTATCCTGCAACTATATTACGAGCTTCCTTcatacaaaattgaaatttatccaAATTGTTGGTTAGAATAGTTATACTTTATAAATAGTTTTTGTTTCATAGAGGATTTCCTTTGGTTTCCTCTTTacattaactatttttttctttctttcttttcaattatctAATTAAC is part of the Lutzomyia longipalpis isolate SR_M1_2022 chromosome 3, ASM2433408v1 genome and harbors:
- the LOC129793362 gene encoding uncharacterized protein LOC129793362, with amino-acid sequence MNDEENKVNRANIIHYSIETYFIWFSALIFVTELITDLCLVIYYFHEGQLQWATVTLTIIIVPQILCQIYSLVLLRSEEQTISGNVVFWHLCLMGIPYRYHNILRTIEKGPIQEVDVIRYKIREVNAIQTVNSVLQYCPQFIFQSFLIIHRKYKCVITGVSAGLSGFSFLWHMFIHFFYLIKRYNEDLIAPEAPCTPRIIDNLSPQSGDAPPGQDVATLRENFKDFEKPLYNTDDKNLMGKKAVAKNVEKNKIFSFNKRKPIYERDDFDLYGHNQSTVFCEIDDSVVSEKFPAQANLKEANNWTKLEKELSSSCDTLKQYHSTDKLTESSDKATKSSTPVADCQGNFGLKRKGICSSQEMLHLVDLMNENLSAEQVDILAKSLIELGPEESIVNPSSDSGELDSSKLLEVFPEVVDESTQSSILENIDAAIYENQIIFQERIKKNQLTIQNLKLQDQILSNFIETQRFNSDELLSTRDYENMCVVNINRSNRGMKHWRNYLQDIDANVHDNSTVLNSSFFVTTTTSATDDLYIHENHSALADDGSKSVESEKSAKGSDACREVAGGGRKTVRWCNKVSVENYSASSSDDSHHVDSRLVETINKINVDSPIKHLTPVNPMDSITESIHTFEESH